A genome region from Thermococcus gorgonarius includes the following:
- a CDS encoding triphosphoribosyl-dephospho-CoA synthase has product MSRWGIVRAFLLGPLLEAAVPKPGNVSRLRDFDDLTFYHFLFADTAVVGVYYEAAKVGELIGRGLLKPSDAGIGELIRRAVESSRTFQDANPNFGVVTLSVPLIIALSMSGDILEARKRIPLLIGESTVRDTVELYRAIRIANPKGIPSGVKYDVYSDDSFRELFDDNVNLLKLAEISCERELIFCEWLSEYEVTYSMFSRLYELLPELPLEEAVRRAFLELLASRIDTLIERKAGRDEAVLVMKKAGEVLEGKLSEKEFDEFMRARGDLRNPGSLADVMAVSLSLLAFKGLKLETRDGKVWGVI; this is encoded by the coding sequence ATGAGCAGGTGGGGAATAGTCCGGGCATTCCTCTTAGGCCCGCTGCTTGAAGCGGCCGTTCCAAAACCCGGTAACGTCAGCAGGCTGAGGGATTTCGATGACCTGACTTTTTATCATTTCCTCTTCGCGGACACGGCGGTTGTTGGGGTTTATTACGAAGCGGCAAAGGTTGGTGAGCTCATCGGAAGAGGCCTCCTTAAGCCGAGCGATGCCGGAATCGGCGAACTCATCAGAAGGGCCGTTGAATCTTCGAGAACTTTCCAGGACGCAAACCCCAACTTTGGTGTTGTAACGCTTTCCGTGCCGCTTATAATTGCCCTTTCCATGTCAGGGGACATCCTTGAGGCCAGGAAGAGAATCCCTCTGCTAATAGGTGAATCAACCGTCAGGGACACGGTAGAGCTTTACAGGGCCATCAGAATAGCGAACCCCAAGGGGATTCCAAGCGGGGTTAAGTACGACGTTTACAGCGACGATTCCTTTAGGGAGCTCTTCGATGATAACGTGAACCTTTTAAAGCTCGCCGAGATAAGCTGCGAACGGGAGCTGATATTCTGCGAGTGGCTCAGCGAATATGAGGTGACGTATTCCATGTTTTCCCGCCTTTATGAGCTTTTGCCCGAGCTTCCCCTCGAAGAGGCCGTGAGAAGGGCTTTTCTTGAGCTCCTTGCGAGCAGGATTGACACCCTGATAGAGCGGAAAGCTGGCAGGGATGAAGCAGTCCTCGTTATGAAAAAAGCCGGTGAAGTACTTGAAGGCAAGCTAAGCGAGAAGGAGTTCGACGAGTTCATGAGGGCCAGGGGAGATCTGAGGAACCCCGGTAGTTTAGCCGATGTGATGGCAGTATCGTTGAGCCTGCTGGCTTTCAAAGGGTTGAAGCTTGAAACAAGGGATGGAAAGGTCTGGGGCGTTATCTGA
- a CDS encoding PspC domain-containing protein — protein MEGQKRLVRSKKNRMLLGVLGGIAEYLDVDPTLVRLIFVVLLVFQPVAMTLLYFLAALVIPEESGEEKPVEERFNDIIRETEKVFSGEEKNDLVKALAVILILVGVLYLLAFTFPIFFVLRVPSVNVLLAILLLVLGIVLLLRGG, from the coding sequence ATGGAAGGCCAAAAACGGCTCGTGCGTTCAAAGAAGAACCGCATGCTCCTGGGTGTTCTCGGGGGCATAGCTGAGTATCTTGACGTTGATCCAACCCTTGTAAGACTGATCTTCGTTGTCCTCCTGGTCTTTCAGCCGGTTGCGATGACCCTCCTCTACTTCCTCGCCGCCCTCGTGATTCCCGAGGAGAGCGGGGAGGAGAAACCCGTGGAGGAGAGGTTTAACGATATCATCAGAGAGACTGAGAAAGTGTTTTCAGGCGAGGAAAAGAACGACCTCGTTAAGGCCCTTGCTGTGATTCTCATACTAGTTGGGGTTCTCTATCTGCTTGCGTTTACATTCCCAATATTCTTCGTCCTCAGGGTTCCGTCGGTTAACGTCCTTTTGGCGATCTTGCTTCTCGTACTGGGCATCGTCCTGCTCCTTAGGGGTGGTTGA
- a CDS encoding YhfC family glutamic-type intramembrane protease, translating to MAMYPFPFIILGALLAWVTVYAVGFRKQRWAELLLGLAAFFIAMIVQNPVQQLPLMGIGIRSNADVVARGTTFTVAVALWLGLAAGFVQEGVKYSLVRERKLREAVFVGLGFGVTEAVVIAVAPVIITRGLSPEVSLLNALVSMGERYFTILFHVGTTVLLAYYAQKGLGKRGLLYMIGLHTILDTGAAYYQLAFFMDPRPIHTLNILAYFLEAAVAVVGILVFAYGALKALSEPEVEERPIW from the coding sequence ATGGCCATGTACCCGTTTCCATTTATCATCCTGGGGGCCTTGCTCGCCTGGGTGACGGTTTATGCCGTCGGCTTCAGGAAGCAGAGGTGGGCTGAGCTTCTCCTGGGCCTTGCGGCGTTCTTTATAGCCATGATAGTCCAGAACCCGGTTCAGCAGCTCCCTCTCATGGGGATCGGCATCAGGTCAAACGCGGACGTTGTGGCGAGGGGGACGACCTTCACGGTGGCCGTTGCACTCTGGCTTGGCTTAGCCGCTGGCTTTGTCCAGGAGGGCGTTAAGTACTCCCTCGTCAGGGAGAGAAAGCTCCGCGAGGCTGTCTTCGTCGGCTTAGGCTTTGGTGTGACTGAAGCGGTTGTGATAGCTGTCGCTCCAGTGATTATTACTCGCGGACTCTCACCGGAAGTGTCCCTCCTGAACGCCCTCGTTTCCATGGGCGAGCGCTATTTCACGATCCTCTTCCACGTCGGAACTACGGTTCTTTTAGCCTATTACGCCCAAAAAGGCCTGGGAAAGAGGGGACTCCTCTACATGATTGGCCTGCACACGATACTTGATACGGGTGCAGCTTACTATCAGCTGGCATTCTTTATGGATCCCCGGCCAATTCACACGTTAAACATCCTGGCCTACTTCCTTGAGGCCGCCGTTGCGGTTGTTGGAATCCTGGTGTTTGCCTACGGGGCGTTAAAGGCACTCAGCGAGCCAGAAGTGGAAGAAAGGCCCATATGGTGA
- a CDS encoding PadR family transcriptional regulator, with translation MLGNPKEKALKKLRKELRSGLYSYLILSILEREGELHGYAIRKRLGELSGGRLVPSEGALYDILKGLKKLGLVEDEWAEAGGRPKKYYRLTELGREVLGELRDEIGGIIKVLEEMG, from the coding sequence TTGCTTGGAAACCCGAAGGAGAAGGCCCTCAAGAAGCTCCGAAAGGAACTCCGCTCCGGCCTCTACTCCTACCTAATTCTTTCCATTCTAGAAAGGGAGGGCGAACTGCACGGCTACGCGATAAGGAAGAGGCTCGGCGAGCTAAGCGGTGGAAGGCTCGTGCCGAGTGAAGGGGCCCTGTACGACATCCTGAAGGGGCTTAAGAAGCTCGGCCTTGTGGAGGACGAGTGGGCCGAAGCGGGTGGAAGGCCGAAGAAGTACTACCGTCTCACTGAACTCGGAAGGGAGGTTTTGGGAGAGCTGAGGGATGAGATTGGGGGCATAATTAAGGTTCTGGAGGAGATGGGCTGA